A portion of the Desmodus rotundus isolate HL8 chromosome 8, HLdesRot8A.1, whole genome shotgun sequence genome contains these proteins:
- the LOC112315587 gene encoding cytochrome P450 11B1, mitochondrial-like isoform X1 — protein sequence MAFQARAGAWMAGPRLCLRRAHALAASAAPAPKAVLPFEAIPRCPGSEWLRLLRVWRAGCEDLHLQMQRAFEELGPIFRYDVGGKHMVCVMLPEDVERLKQAEGSQPHRMVLEPWLAHRQLRGHKHGVFLLNGPEWRSDRQRLNPDVMSPQAVQKYTPMVDRVARDFSKALMTRVLQNARGTLTVDIQPSILYYTLEASNLVLFGERLGLLSRSPSPASLNFIRALQAMLKSTMQLMFMPRSLSRWTSAPVWRQHFEAWDYIFQYANDCIQKIYQELALDRPQHYTGVVAELLLHADMTLDAIKASSIDLTAGSVDTTAYPLLMTLFELARNPEVQEALRQESLLAEAKISEHPQRAPAELPLLRAALKETLRLYPVGITVERQVSSDLVLQNYHIPAGTLVLVQLYSLGRNPSVFPRPELYDPQRWLKRGSSTRLPHLAFGFGARQCLGRRVAETESLLLLHHVLKHFQVDTLTQEDVKMVYRFVLMPSTVPLLTFRAIN from the exons ATGGCGTTCCAagccagggcaggggcctggATGGCAGGGCCCCGGCTGTGCCTGCGCCGGGCACACGCACTGGCCGCCAGTGCCGCTCCAGCCCCCAAGGCTGTGCTGCCCTTCGAAGCCATCCCCCGGTGTCCCGGCAGCGAGTGGCTGCGGCTGCTGCGGGTCTGGCGGGCCGGTTGCGAGGACCTGCACCTGCAGATGCAGCGGGCCTTCGAGGAGCTGGGGCCCATTTTCAG GTATGACGTGGGAGGGAAGCACATGGTGTGTGTGATGCTGCCCGAGGACGTGGAGAGGCTGAAGCAGGCAGAAGGCTCTCAACCCCATCGCATGGtcctagagccctggctggcccaCCGGCAGCTTCGTGGGCACAAACATGGCGTGTTCTTGCT AAACGGTCCTGAATGGCGCTCGGACAGACAGAGGCTTAACCCAGATGTGATGTCACCGCAAGCTGTCCAGAAATACACCCCCATGGTGGACAGGGTGGCGAGGGACTTCTCTAAGGCCCTGATGACCAGGGTGCTGCAGAATGCCCGGGGCACTCTGACCGTGGACATCCAGCCCAGCATCTTATACTACACCCTAGAAG CCAGCAACTTGGTCCTTTTTGGAGAACGGCTGGGCCTGCTCAGCCGGAGCCCGAGCCCAGCCAGCCTGAACTTCATCCGCGCCCTGCAGGCCATGCTCAAGTCCACCATGCAGCTCATGTTCATGCCCAGGAGCCTGTCCCGCTGGACAAGTGCCCCGGTGTGGAGGCAGCACTTCGAGGCCTGGGACTACATCTTCCAGTATG CCAATGACTGCATCCAGAAGATCTACCAGGAGCTGGCCCTTGACCGCCCCCAGCACTACACCGGTGTGGTGGCAGAGCTGCTCCTGCACGCAGACATGACCCTCGATGCCATCAAGGCCAGCTCCATCGACCTCACTGCCGGGAGCGTGGACACG ACGGCCTACCCCTTGCTGATGACCCTCTTTGAACTGGCACGGAATCCTGAGGTGCAGGAGGCCCTGCGTCAGGAGAGCCTGCTGGCAGAGGCCAAGATCTCGGAACATCCCCAGAGGGCACCTGCGGAGCTGCCCCTGCTTCGGGCTGCCCTCAAGGAGACCCTGAG ATTGTACCCGGTGGGTATCACTGTGGAGCGGCAGGTGAGCTCGGACTTGGTCCTGCAGAACTACCACATCCCCGCTGGG ACGCTGGTCCTAGTGCAACTCTACAGCCTGGGTCGGAACCCCTCCGTGTTCCCGAGGCCCGAGCTCTATGACCCCCAGCGCTGGCTCAAAAGGGGCTCCAGCACCAGGCTTCCCCACTTGGCCTTTGGCTTTGGCGCTCGACAGTGCCTGGGGCGACGTGTGGCGGAGACCGAGTCGCTGCTTCTGCTGCACCAC GTGCTGAAACACTTCCAGGTGGACACGCTAACGCAAGAGGACGTAAAGATGGTCTACCGGTTCGTACTGATGCCTTCCACCGTTCCACTCCTTACCTTCCGGGCCATCAACTAG
- the LOC112315587 gene encoding cytochrome P450 11B1, mitochondrial-like isoform X2: protein MVCVMLPEDVERLKQAEGSQPHRMVLEPWLAHRQLRGHKHGVFLLNGPEWRSDRQRLNPDVMSPQAVQKYTPMVDRVARDFSKALMTRVLQNARGTLTVDIQPSILYYTLEASNLVLFGERLGLLSRSPSPASLNFIRALQAMLKSTMQLMFMPRSLSRWTSAPVWRQHFEAWDYIFQYANDCIQKIYQELALDRPQHYTGVVAELLLHADMTLDAIKASSIDLTAGSVDTTAYPLLMTLFELARNPEVQEALRQESLLAEAKISEHPQRAPAELPLLRAALKETLRLYPVGITVERQVSSDLVLQNYHIPAGTLVLVQLYSLGRNPSVFPRPELYDPQRWLKRGSSTRLPHLAFGFGARQCLGRRVAETESLLLLHHVLKHFQVDTLTQEDVKMVYRFVLMPSTVPLLTFRAIN from the exons ATGGTGTGTGTGATGCTGCCCGAGGACGTGGAGAGGCTGAAGCAGGCAGAAGGCTCTCAACCCCATCGCATGGtcctagagccctggctggcccaCCGGCAGCTTCGTGGGCACAAACATGGCGTGTTCTTGCT AAACGGTCCTGAATGGCGCTCGGACAGACAGAGGCTTAACCCAGATGTGATGTCACCGCAAGCTGTCCAGAAATACACCCCCATGGTGGACAGGGTGGCGAGGGACTTCTCTAAGGCCCTGATGACCAGGGTGCTGCAGAATGCCCGGGGCACTCTGACCGTGGACATCCAGCCCAGCATCTTATACTACACCCTAGAAG CCAGCAACTTGGTCCTTTTTGGAGAACGGCTGGGCCTGCTCAGCCGGAGCCCGAGCCCAGCCAGCCTGAACTTCATCCGCGCCCTGCAGGCCATGCTCAAGTCCACCATGCAGCTCATGTTCATGCCCAGGAGCCTGTCCCGCTGGACAAGTGCCCCGGTGTGGAGGCAGCACTTCGAGGCCTGGGACTACATCTTCCAGTATG CCAATGACTGCATCCAGAAGATCTACCAGGAGCTGGCCCTTGACCGCCCCCAGCACTACACCGGTGTGGTGGCAGAGCTGCTCCTGCACGCAGACATGACCCTCGATGCCATCAAGGCCAGCTCCATCGACCTCACTGCCGGGAGCGTGGACACG ACGGCCTACCCCTTGCTGATGACCCTCTTTGAACTGGCACGGAATCCTGAGGTGCAGGAGGCCCTGCGTCAGGAGAGCCTGCTGGCAGAGGCCAAGATCTCGGAACATCCCCAGAGGGCACCTGCGGAGCTGCCCCTGCTTCGGGCTGCCCTCAAGGAGACCCTGAG ATTGTACCCGGTGGGTATCACTGTGGAGCGGCAGGTGAGCTCGGACTTGGTCCTGCAGAACTACCACATCCCCGCTGGG ACGCTGGTCCTAGTGCAACTCTACAGCCTGGGTCGGAACCCCTCCGTGTTCCCGAGGCCCGAGCTCTATGACCCCCAGCGCTGGCTCAAAAGGGGCTCCAGCACCAGGCTTCCCCACTTGGCCTTTGGCTTTGGCGCTCGACAGTGCCTGGGGCGACGTGTGGCGGAGACCGAGTCGCTGCTTCTGCTGCACCAC GTGCTGAAACACTTCCAGGTGGACACGCTAACGCAAGAGGACGTAAAGATGGTCTACCGGTTCGTACTGATGCCTTCCACCGTTCCACTCCTTACCTTCCGGGCCATCAACTAG